gtatgaaccTTTCAAGAGGAAAACTTCACATTTCTTAGTTGGTTTGAGTCACAAAGTTATTTCTTTTACCTGTCATCAGGGTGCCAATCACAGCAGAATACAGGGCCAGTGTGGGCAGTGAACATCCGCTCATAGCGGTCCGGCCGTCTGATGTCCCACAGCTGGACGTTGCCATTCTCAAAAGATGCAGCAAATGTGAAATAATCCTTCATGCTGAACTGAACGTCTCTTACACTCTCTGACTGACCTAGAGGAAAGgaatcaaaaataaacagagatATTAAGTGATAAGAAccatagatgttttttttccctaattTCTAAAGGTGGAACATTACTTCTGAACACAATGCAAATATATAAAGCGAAAGTATGCATTTAAGTATTTCCTTAATCCACACTGTAAATACACATTAAGTTCATATCATGCAAAACACTCAGAAGTTGTATTACACTTGtgaaaaattaatatttaaaactgaattCTTAGCACATAATATTCAACCTGAGAAAGTGCTGACAGACTCCTTCTTGCGCAGGTCAAAGCACTTCATGAAGCCATCCTGCGAGCCACTTAGCAGCATGTAAACCTCTGTGGGGTGGAAGCACACCTTGTTGACGGTGCGTTTGTGCTCAGTAAACAGCTGGTCCTGCTTGTTACGAGAGGGTTTCCCCAGGTTCCAGGTGACTACAGCCCCGTTGGTAGCAGCAGTGGCCAGCAGGTTCTCCTCCATCTGGTGCCACATGACATCTGCGCAGCTGAAGTTGAGAGAAGGTTTGCGGCCAACACGGAGATTCAGCTTCTCCACAAACTGCTCCTCCTCCAATGCATAGATCTTGAAGATGTTGCGGCCAGCCACCACCACCTGCGTGGCGTCACGGCACACGCTGATGGCATTGGCAGGAGCATCCAAGTGGCAGAACATAGTTCGGCCACTGATGGAACTGCTGCCAAGAGCTGTGGTGACCCGTGACATCTTCTCCATGTTCCTAGAGCagacaaaagtgttttttttcttgagttcAGGGGCAATAATAGTGACTAGATGCATCAagtgaacatttgtttttgcaaaACTGCTGTGAAAAGGCATCTGACCAAAATGCTGTCCAAAAATCCACCAGAAGGTGGCACTGGAGCAAAGTAAAATGTTAGATTTATGCAGTACTAGGTGTAAGGAGCAGGAGGGGTGCCAGTGTGCAACAAACAAATCAATGCAATTATATCTATTTGAACATTTTAGCCGATGGAATGGCTGCAGTACTTACTTGGCGAAGAACTGCTGACCTCGTCAATGTCCGCAGCAGCACAGAGTCCTCTTCATGTGCTCCCATGAGAGCCAACTTTCTAGTGAGAGATCAGCATGTCAGCAACACACAGCATGATACTTTCTGGGTTGATAGTTAGCACAAATACtttaagatcccctccagacatgtttaagatatatatatatatatatatatatatatatatatataaatatatatatatataaactctacttttaataataatttgtgtctactatggtttttctgtaaaaaaaaaaaaagttcaattatctatctaatccttctccctcattaaaaaaaatgcaggatctatgaatatgcaaatacttttcatttcaaaagctgAACTaatggacacaagatgtctcctacttcactgtaaagtcctttttcagtgtttgtgcactggaggcttcaggtttccacatcacacttgtgtaagttgaatactgaaCCAGGACTGgcttcaaaactagttgtgatgtcacaaatcatgcttgtagacCCACTCCTTAAAATTGGGTTTtcaatgaacacagagaaactgtcCACTTTCAGCAGACGTCTGTGAAAAGAGCCTTgtggtgtcaaactctgcacatacatcattctgcacagtgaagctcaaacatccaactgttggaacaagaagataaacacacttttgagtggagggggcctttaaatatctttacaaacaaaatgaaaaatcccCTGTTATGCTACCTTTGCCGCGGAAGAcatgaacataaataaaatattgactaATGTAGAATTATGGCGCATTCACTTGAAACTGAAACTTTCACATAGTTGATTGTATCAACTGAGGAGCTtgtttttacaataaataaatgtaaacatggaAGAGGATACCAAACTATTCTTGTTGACTTCcttaaaattataataaattaatatttttgacTGCACAAAAGGGCTGATAGCATCTTACCCTTCATGGTGTtttattcaaattattattttatacagtTCATTGAAAATACTGCCAGGTGTTCACTGTATTTGTTTACCTGTCTACCCAACTGACATGGGTTCGTTTGTTTTAATCACCGCCCAGCTCGATGCGGGAACTAACTCACCCATGTAACGTGTGTAATCTAATGGTGAGATGCTCACTTTaacacctccacctccaccgtGTTACACCCTTGATTTCGTGCTTTGGTGGTGGTTATCTGTACTCAAAAATAGTGTAAATATACAGCGGCGTAGCTATCTGTCCGCCCCTCCGCGGTGATTTGGCTGGAAACAGCTAAACTCGTCCAGTGTACTATAAACATGACAGGAATgtgatgctaatgctagctggcTAACCTAGACAACGAACACTTTTGCGACGAAGAAAACGCGCACGCCACTTGCTAAGTTTTACAGTTATATCACACAattacaaaaatagaaaaacctGTATCCTGATAGGTAAAAGGTATATTTACAAAGTAAATAAGAGAGAATTGCGGTGGGGCTAACCTTCTGAAACTGTTGCTCACTGCTAGCGGCACCGGAAGTAGTATTTCGTATAATCTCGCGGGAATTCCGTCTGTATCTCGAAACTGAGGAAATAAAAGTACAACAGTTCATTCAGGATCATACAGTTGATCATCGGTCACTTTGTGgatttgtttttagttttcagGTATCCTAAACGAAAGTGAACGTAGCGCATTTATGGTGAGTAAATAATACATGTTTAAGGACACATTAATGCGGTTGTACTTTCCTGTAGGTTCAACAGTGGAGTAAAATGCTTTCatgttatgtttatatgtgtttgtagGTGATGCTGTgagctgtttctctctgctgccaTGAGTGCTCTGTTTGCCTGTGAGGACCCAGCCACATGGAGGAGTGTGTATGAGAAGTACTGGGGTGTAGTGGAGGCCAAAGAGGCCAAAGGCAAGAAACCTGGCAAGCTGCTGAATCTTGACAAGTGGTAatcctccttttttccccctctccttACAGCAATACTCATAAAAATCACACTCAACTTCATTGGATGATTGAGAGATGTAGACTCACAATAACACTTCACACTGTGTGGtaaatcagttttaattagCTTGATTGTGTAGTAATCACTCAAAAATACATGTTTCTACATTATGGACTTACACTGATTCACAACACAATGTGATTAACAAGATATGATAGGAGAAGAAGGACATTGCTgccttaaaaaaatatatttttcatgcatacttttcttaaatgtttgctttttttctcaaGAATTGCTGGAAAATTTATCAAACTTGCAGATGACCTGAGAACCAACAGCAAAGACGAATATGTTCTTTGCTGTTTTGAATTTTTACTCTTCTATcatgcttttaaatgttttattcacctctttcaaatgacttttcattgattttattagGGCTtggcaatatatcgatattatatcgATGATCATGACGTGAGACTAGATgtcatcttagattttggatacTGTAATATCGTGAGATGGCAtaagtgttttcttttcctggttttaaaggctgcattacagtaaagtgatgtcattttctgaactcACCAGACTgctctattatttgcctttacccacttagcCATTATacccacattactgatgattatttatcagaaatctcattgtgtaaatactTCGTGAAACCACCAAgagtcatccctacaatattgtcgcaatatcaatatcgaggtatttggtcaaaaatgtcatgatatttgattttgtccatatcgcccagcTCTAGATTTTAGTGTTACCTTGTATGAAATGTCTTATATGAATTGACTTAATTTGCCTTGCCCTGAGTATAAGATTACAGATAACTGGTCCTaatctgtgtgtatctgtggtCAGGTACCAAGAGGAGCTGCCTGCAGTCATTTCCACTCGACCTGACAAACATATCACTCAGTCAGAGCTGGTGAAACTGATGGAGTGGAAGCTCACTGTAAGTACTGTAGAATAATCTCACACCACAGATTTTTCTCACACTGCTtcaataaacatacagtacagatatGAAGTGGCACCAACAGTCTAACAGCACTCAATGCATCAGCTGCGTCCTTGAGTGGCCCTGCATGCTTTTCTGCAGAGAGGGAAGTTCAGGCCACGGCTGCAGCAGCTGGTGGCTTCCAACAGCGAGGACACTGTGGAGAAATGTTCCAGAAAGGCCTTCAGTCTCCTTCCTGATGTGCAGGCAGCAATCACGGAGCTCAGTTCCCTGAAAGGAGTTGGCCCAGCCACAGCTTCAGGTTAGTACAAAGTCTCTGTTTATGAGGACGCTGTATCGAACTGGCTTTCAGCAAATTGACAAAAGTTCAAGAACTCACCCCGATAAAATGTCTCTGTGATCCTGTTAAAGGACAAACCGACTGCCTTCTCATTAAGTGCTCACAGTGGCTGACTGAGTGGCTGAGTTCTCTGTTTAAcctttacatactgttcatattctgactcAGCTTAAATATTCTTTTATAATTAGTCCCTTTACCAAattttgaaccacaaatgtattttgcatccaTAGATATCTTagcagtcattaataaatgggtgattgatccttcattaatgtttcagagaGAGTGTTTTCTTAAGATTTGACACTATAAGTTtatagagaaaatacatttgttatCCAAAACAAGAGagcaataattattttatttatttattgaaagtgaaggatgcaacatttgaatgttaggtttcattataaccattaaaaccatcaatcaaCAGTGATCCAGAACACCCTCTATGTGCAagaatgtattaaaatattcacattttagtaTATTCTGGGCCattttaggaaaagtcaaaAATTCAAgcttaaaaaaattttttttaatgtgttttattacttttaactGTCAAAATGGGTCATATTTGACCCCAATAGTATGTAAGGGTTTAGTATGCAGTTCATGGCTACTCTTCAGTTTGGCTTGTAGCTGACTGTCCATTTTGTTCCAGCTGTGTTGGCAGCAGGAGCTCCAGAGCAGGCTGCATTCATGTCTGATGAAGCCATGGAGAGTGTGCCGGGACTGAAGCCCATCCAGTACACAGCCAAGCACTACGCTCTCTACCTGGGAAAGATGTTGGAGCTGACTAAAAGACTAAACAAAGGTGAGGTAATGACGGAGACACGAGGGACGGTAGAAGTACGTCTGCATGTGTCCACTTTGTATTTTGAGCTGTTTCAGTGTTGAGGCTGAATCTGTATTCGATGGATCCCCTCTCGTCCACAGCGGATCCCCAGCAGGACTGGACGCCCCACAGACTGGAGCTGTGTTTGTGGGCGTCGACCATCGCCACTCAGCAGCAGTTCCCGCTTCTGAAGGATGTGGATGTGAAGGGCAGCGGTGTGGCGCAGAACTGCTCAGACACTGACCAAAGACCAACGAAGAAGCTCAAAACTAGATGAAATTACAACTACTGTAAAATAACGTTTAGAGTAACCCTTAGCCCCGCTGTTTGTCcgttttttgatatttttccaGAAATAATAAAGTCTTTATATTAAATAGAATATATTGAGCGTTGGgtgattggtttattttttatgctttaCATGCAAATAATCGTAATCAAGTATGCAGTATATTTGCGTAAATAGTGAACAGATGTAAGTTTAGCTTAATGTAGTTTACTCATATTGCTGTAAACTAAAAGTCCTGAAAGTAATTATTCACTTGTTCTTCTACTTCAGGTtgaatgatgaaaaaaaagccGTGGGATGTTGCCACAGTATtgttctttatttatattgtttctAAATTAAAGCAAAGTACAAtgaacagtaaaaaataaaacaaaatatattcatatatatacaatataaaatgGTTCCGTtcagaacatttaaaaagtacaatagaTTGTGAAATAATTAATGAGGACTTTTGATATAAATTATCCATATGTAAATTTAgtttttcctttagtttcctcGTGACCAAGAGAAAAATAGcttcttctgctttttctttttgtaaacgCTGTGTTGGTGCAACCTCTTGTCTGGTTTGAGAAGTTGCTGTAAGCTTGGCACCATTTTATCGATACAAGTAAGCAGCTCATGAAAACGACCACAGCAGCACAGATATGACTTTGTTCGAAAACCGTCGGAGGGAAACCGTTCTCACTTCATGAGAGACCACCTGTGATATTTGCACGACCGCGAGTAGCTCGGGCAGTATTTGtgaacataaaaatgatttgtaccAAAactagaaaccagaaaatgtacCTTTTTATTTCCAGAAAGAAACCCTGAATACTTTTACAgtcttacttttttttgttttttaccagTTTGTCCTCAGTGGAGCTGTACATCTGTGCTCTGTTACAGACTCAAAGACAAACTCCTTTGTTGTTTCTAGCTATGGTAGACACAAATCAGTGTTCACTAATACAGCAGCGTCCCCCATTAAAAGTTTAATACTGTAGACTTAAAACATTTCAGCATAGATTGTGGAACTTTGATGATTTGCAAGTGTTGGGATTCAAAGAGGGACGTTTTATCTGcactgtggtgtttttgtttgttgaatcCCAGCTAGTTTTGTTCAATTAAATAAGCACCAATTAGGAATCTGACCCTGTTTCACACATTTGAAGGTTTCATCATCCAGAATAATTTTGGAGTTAAACCTAAACATCTTGTAATTTTGGGGGTTCTTGGCATAGAGGTTAGAGAACTGCTACACCGGCATTTCAGGTTTCAGCGTCTTTACTAAAACAGTGTAAATCTATGTACTGGTGATCATCCAATGACTCTTGTTGTAAATATAGTTCAGTATCCATCTCTGGAGCTACAGCAGCCTGCTTTACCTGCACAGTCCTGCAGTGAGTTACCCATATCCAAGTAGCATAAAAACACTAAGAAAAGGCAATCTGGCCAGCTTGATGGCAAGCAGCAATTCAGAGCAGCTACTGGATATATTAACAACTTCAGTTGTTTGCACTGTGGCTTCTTTCTCTTATGGACTCTGTGCATGATCATGTGGAATATGGCTAACAGGAAAGCAGCCTTCTTGCCCGGTGCTTAATCTTGGGCTTCTATAATTAACAAGGCATTGGGCATAACAGCACAATGGATTGGCATAGGGAGGTAAAAAAGCATCAAAGAATGTTTATGGCAGTAGAGAATATGGCACACGACAACATGTCAGTTAACTACATCATAACAAGTGCAAAAAAGCCCACCTATGACGAGATacaggaacaggaaaaaaagaaacagtagTAATTAAGTTATGCTGCATTTTTGAATGGACGAGTACAAATGGACGGTATTTTGGGTACAGTCACAATCAACAAAGGTTCATGTGTCATTGAGGCAGGCACTAACCTTTTAAAACCATCTTGCACCACAATAATGACTGTGTCGCCTCATCTTGTTGACCTCTTTTGAGTAAAAGACACGTGAGCTCCAAACCAATCATGGGGAGGGAAGTGGGTTACCCAAAAGTGACGGATCACATGTTATTGATGGGCTGCTCCTATTCAGCTCATGCCATTCCTCACCATGCCTTCTCCTCATACTGTTGAAAACAAATATGTCACTCAAAGACAGCAATTAAATTAACATCATGCAGCCTGTCAGATCCACTTATTAAAGGAAGATATCCTATCCTGCGGTCTAGCTTTGGGCTCTGGTGCATCCTCACGGCAGCCATGCATCATCTTGACACCGGGGGTGTTGAGATGACAGGAAAGGAGAGCACGTACGCTGCTGCTTCACAGCCCTGCTGAGGTTTAGTGACGGTTGGTGCTAGATTGGATCAGCTGGAGGGACTTTTTATTAAACTCTTGCAAGATTTGTACgcattgtgtttctttattgtgcccctaaccctaatcctaaccctaactgcAAGAGTTCGTTCCTGCGGCTGATCCAACCTAGCATTTACCTTTTGTGAGGAGTGCCGGCATTGTCGTTTGTTGTGTCTTCTGTCCTTCCATCCCATGTAAACCAAAACTGTCACATACTGTCAAGCCAGAGGATGAGAGTCAGGCATCTCCTTTAAGATGAACCGCTGTCTGAGCGACGGAGAGGCTTTATCAGATATACGATGACTTCTTGGAAGGTGTCGTTGGTGCTCAGGCTCAGTGCCAGAAGATTTGGCATGCAGAAAAGTAATAAACTACTCCTGAAAACTTTCCCCCCACCTGGTTATTTAGGATACATGCACTTCTCTGCTTTGTTCAGACAAGACTGgcataaataacaaataaaactatACAGGTGTGAATATTTTGCTTTGTGTGAGCTGAACTCAGTCgaacatcttttcttttcttttttttgaggTTTGGGGGCAACAAGAATTCACAAGCCTTCGATTTTAGCCGTGCGTGCACTTCCAGGAGGGGTGATATTCACAGTTAATGTGTTCAACAAAAACATAGCCATTTACTAGCCCTTTTTACAACCCTTCTGGGTTCCTATGAATCTTAAGTT
This sequence is a window from Thunnus albacares chromosome 20, fThuAlb1.1, whole genome shotgun sequence. Protein-coding genes within it:
- the zgc:112496 gene encoding uncharacterized protein zgc:112496, with the translated sequence MSALFACEDPATWRSVYEKYWGVVEAKEAKGKKPGKLLNLDKWYQEELPAVISTRPDKHITQSELVKLMEWKLTRGKFRPRLQQLVASNSEDTVEKCSRKAFSLLPDVQAAITELSSLKGVGPATASAVLAAGAPEQAAFMSDEAMESVPGLKPIQYTAKHYALYLGKMLELTKRLNKADPQQDWTPHRLELCLWASTIATQQQFPLLKDVDVKGSGVAQNCSDTDQRPTKKLKTR